GCAGTCATTACATCATTGGAACATCATCATGGTCTGCCTTTCAATAGCACCTTTGTCTGTTTGAATATTACATCTCTACAAGAACCTGAGCACAATAATCGGCAAGACAAAATCATCTTAGTTCCTGAAACACCTATTGTTTTCTCTCAATCAGAATACTACAGTAGCATCTTTCTCCAGACCCAACCCTCAGCAACCACTTAAGTTATCCTGATAGATTATGGCACAGCTGCTTCATTTGCCAGAACACTCTGTCTATCACAATGAGATGCCCCCGACCGCTTTGTCATTTACGAAATGATTGTTGGTCCTCAAAAGGCAACTTGATATGCGTTGCATTGCCGTAAAACTCTTCCAAGTTGTAGAATGCCCTTTGTTgaggaagaaaaatatgtaCAACCACATCACCTGTAATAAGTGGATATCAGTTCACCCCATTACTACAGCACTGTCAGCTTGCAGATAAATTGGAGTGCACAGCCTAGATATTCGGATTGGACTAATCCAGTTGATGATTTGTTACATAGTTGGCTGAGcttcacatatttaattcttttgaaatcATGTACAGCGCAGCCTATTTCTATTTGAACTTACCGAAGTCCAACAATGTCCACGAGTTGGGTTTAGAATCCCCGGATGCTGTTCTTCCGTATTGTGTTTCTGCTAGATCTCTTATCCTCGTCCTATAACCAAAAGATAAAGCATCTTTATTTTATCCTTGCATTATATATGCTGAAAATCAAGGACTGATAAATTAACGGATTTGTCAAAGATAACAAGATCTGAAAATAGCTGGTTACCCTATGGCATCAATTTGAGGCCGAGAAAATGCAGTAGCAATGATAAAAAACCGAGTCCAATAAACCAGAGGCTTCACAAAGAGAAGTTTTATATCTGCTGCCTTAACGTCACTTGCAACCTTAGCCAATGCCACGGCGACTGCATCAACAACgggaaattatcaattaactGGTTATGCAGACAGCAAGgccatatttattaaatttctgcCCTCAAGGAGTCACTAGACAGTCCATGTCTTTTTGATCTATGCATTATTGGGATAACAACTCAGGAGCAAATATTCCGCTAATTGAATGCTAAATCTAACTCATTCTTGAGCTCtacatgtttttttcttcaagaGAGCTCCGAAATCATTCCCCGTCCTTATGTTGTCTTAAGACTAGACCATAATGACCTTCACAAAACTAAATTGCAGTATTCATCATCTTTAAAGAATcacaatcaaatcaaattagcCACCAAGGACAACTTATATTGCATAGAGATGAACTAAAACCTAACAATATTGGAGGAGTATCAACATAGCAACACTGCAGCATTGTTTTCCGCTTGAGGTGAGATGAAATAGTACAAGGTATAACTTACAGGACAAGCTTTCCGCATCATCGTCGACCTCTGAGCTAGCAGATTTTTGGTCATTTCTTTTAAAGACCACCTTCCCATACTTGTTGAATAAGTCATCGAACATATCATCAGTATCTTCAGTCACATTCTGCAGCGAATATTAGACAATCAACTACTTACACGACCTCAATAATAAAGACGAGGATGCATAAAGTATCAGAATTCATTGGCTTTACGAGGGCTTCCGTTACACAGTTGAGTTTAAAGATGAAAGGCAGTAAATGAATATACAGAAACCAAAAAACATAGATGACCAAGTTTACATTAAACAAGAATTTGAAAGAGAAGCGAGGTCAGTAgtgatattaacaaattccaGTGACATCACAGgttttaatcataaaactGAGCTATGCTGACCTGATATAGATTCTTAACTAGCTGActgataaacaaaataattcaaaataatttgaaagaatCTGAACTGCAATCCAAATTACAAGCTAGAAGCAGGTAAGGATACGGCCAGTTGACTCCACTAGTAGATGTAAACAATATTATCAATGAACAAAACTTCACGAAAAGGACCAGAAGAGTCAGTACTATCTTACAgaatttcaaacaataattCACCAAAAAACATGATGCCTATGCTGGGGCAGCATAGAATCAACAGAGCAATGTATCATTCACTAACCAGATTCTACCAACACgagataaaacaaaatacttaCCGAGCCAACAGCCATTCGGGTAAGCAAGGACTTCTGAGAGCCAGGCATTTGTAATGACTGGCACCGGTTGAagttagagagagaaagatttCTGGGTCTGGGGAAGAGTTCACATTCTCGCCGGAAATCGCCGCCGGAAATCGAACTTCTGGTGCAAGTTGCAAGAGACCAGTGGTGAAAGAGGCCGGAGTAGATAATCATTTCTGATTCTAGTTCTACGTTAGAACATCAACAGATAGAGTTGCCGCTGCAACAAATGTATTTCTTGTACGTAGAGTGTAACAGAGTTTGAGAAGGAAGGGAAAGGCAGCAGattttttcccttcttttgCCGTTCTGCGCAAAGATAGAATTGCGGGTCACTCATCCAGTTTGATTTGATGGGAAAAACAATCTGACCCGTATCcgattgtttgaaaaattggacGACGTCGCGTAGGATTTCTATTTGTTTACATAACCCGGTTTACTCGATTGGGCCCTGCTTAAGCCCATGGATAACATTTGGGCCGTTTACCGATTTAACTCTTTTGATTTGAGAAAAGCCCTAAGCCTCTTCATCTAGAGCACAGAATGGAACTATATAAACAAAACCTACACTCAAAACCCTAACCCATCAGCGGCCGAACCTCCACACCAACGCCACATCCGCGCACACACAAGCACCCAAAATGGTGAAGTTTTTGAAGCCAAACAAGGCGGTGATCCTCCTCCAGGGCCGGTTTGCCGGCCACAAGGCCACCATTGTGAGGAATTTCGACGACGGAACACGCGACCGCCCCTATGGCCACTGCCTCGTCGCCGGAGTCGCCAAGTACCCGAGCAAGGTCATCCGCAAGGACTCCGCCAAGAAGCAGGCGAAAAAATCGCGCGTCAAGGCTTTCATTAAGCTCGTCAACTACAACCATATCATGCCAACGCGTTACACCCTCGACGTGGATCTGAAGGATGTCGTGTCAGCCGACGCGCTTGTGTCCCGTGACAAGAAGGTCACCGCTTGCAAGGAGGTCAAGGCTAAGTTTGAGGAGAGGTTTAAGACGGGCAAGAATCGTTGGTTTTTCTCGAAGCTCAGGTTTTGAGGTGAAAAACTGTGATGACGTTGTGTTTGATTTATCTTACATTGTTAGGTATTTTTACTGATGAGCTGTTTCTCATTATGGATTATATCATATGATGTTACTAAATGAAACTTTCTGGATTTCTTCATAGCTAGTTCTGCATTTTGGTTTTCCAGtagtataattacattgcCGGAGCTATTTTTCGTTGTTTTTAGTGATTTGAAGTTTGTGCCAAATGGGTTGCTGCATTGGCGTGATCATAAATTGATAATGTTGTCAAGCAAATTGTCTTCATTTTGCTCTATATGTTTGTCTTATATCTTTCACATATTGTGTTAATAActagttaattttaaaaccatatttttttacaaaactgAGCTTATGCTTTAGGAGGCCTCATGTGAGTGACTAAGGTAAAAGGTGCTGTAGTACAACTGATTTAAGCTATAAGATAATTGCTCATAGTCATATGACAATGAAGCAGCTTGaagattttatatgtattaagtCATTGCAGTTTTGGTTTGTAAGATACAGCAGAAAGAGGGATGGTTTGGTTCATAGTAGTTAATGGTGCGCCATCGCAGCCTATGGCGCTCCTTTATGAAGACGGGCCTGGGCAGCATGGCTGTTGGCTGGACAGCCTGGGCCCATCAATAAAAAACCCTAATAAATAAAGGAATTTCAGCAGAAACAAATATTCTGCATGCATGAGTAACCTGTTCATTCCTGCCTCTTCTTTCTTGGTTCTCTTATTCCTCTGAGActgcatcttcttcttctcttccatAGTAGTCTGCCGATGTTGTTCACTGTTGAGTTGAGCCGCTGCTGCGTGACTGGACCTctggtttttttttcctcctctAAATATTCTGCATGCATGAGTAACCTGTTCATTCCTGCCTCTTCTTTCTTGGTTCTCTTATTCCTCTGAGActgcatcttcttcttctcttccatAGCAGTCTGCCAATGTTGTTCACTGTTGAGTTGAGCCGCTGCTGCATGACTGGACCTctggtttttttttcctcctctCTGTTTTAGTGTTTAGTACATTAGACTATTActgttttgatttaattatgtaattgtttgtAGACTTGGAGTCTATGATTatgttatttacttatttaattatgtagaATCAGATGATTAGATTTAggcttatttgttttttgataaACTATTTAGGATTTATTTGAATCTTTGGGACTTTTGCTATGCTTCAATGGTTCAACATTGGTCGTTCTAATTATATGAAGTTTTgttatgttgaatttgttgtttatatgttttatttaactccttatacattaattttgtcaaaataatactaattatatgaatatatagattatttcttatatttgcgCCATCCTTCGAAAAGGCGCGCGACGCGCTGTGCTCCATGCGCCATGGCTCCAAGAGCCCTTGGTGCCGTGCGCCACCGACTACTATGATTTGGTTGGTTTTTAGGATAAGATCTCTCCACTGAAACTCATTCCTAGTTATCTTCAATTACAATGAACTTGAACTACCAGAACCCAGAATAATATTTGAACTATAGGTTGCTGCCAATAATCAGCAAATTGGAAACAAATCATCTCTGAACATGACGGCTGCTTGAATGTTGCAAGACTGGGTCTGAGGGCTCTATTCCAATGTCTTTTATGATATACCTTTGATCTAGAAATGCATTTGAGTTAAAAGTACAAAGTTTTGGAGAGACGTGTAATAGAAACTGGGGGAGCAGAATAAATTTTGTGGTTCCAAGGTCTGAATGCTTTAATAACAGATCTTGGGACAGATCTCTTTATCCTGTTGTATCTCAACATTCTCCTTATATTCTATGTGAATGCCCCTTACATTGTGCATGGTGCATTCTTGTATGTGAATGCATTTTAGGTCTTAATCTGACACACCCGTTCATGAATCATTTGTTCTCCTTGACTTGACTGAATCAATTGAGAGCACTgaataattagataaatagaTTCTAATCAGTTCCTTGGCGCAACGtttatttcttcattctcatttagtagaaagaaacgtgtATAGGCATGTTAACTTtatgcttgcatttttctcatGAGATGCTTTTGTGGTTTACTTCATCTCATCCCATTGCAAGTATTGTTAAAAAAGTACAACACTTGTGTTCTCCTTGGCTGGGTGTTCAGTTGTTCTATCAATATGAAGTCGATTGCAGGTAACATCCATGAAAAATGTGACGTTTGATGAAATTGGaacctttttttgtttgagtGGTCTAATGTCATAAGCCTACAACGCtcgtttgatattttttgttttggagGTAAGACTCCATTGTTCATGAGCATGTTGGAGGTTGTCATTTTTTTCAGTTTCTCTGAGATGGGCAAGAAAAtttcaatagaaaaattatataaatgctGGTAAATACACATATAAAAGCTAAAGGCTTCTGTAGTCGGCCTgcagggaaaaaaaaaacaaaaaaattgtgctAAAGAATGTGATAGAACTACTAATCAAGGAAACAATCCCttgtacataaaatataaatggcTTCTACAGGTGCTCCCAGTAACGTTATTACAATCTTCTATAGTCCTGTTCTCATCAGAAACAAATGTCCAGGCACCAGCAGCAACAGAGTCCAGCAAGACTGAACAAGGGAAATCAACGATGTTAGTTTAGTGACAACCTTTAACTTTAGGCACCTTACCATCCTTAGTGCGTTTAAAAACTTACCATCCTTTCAAAAAGCCATCTCCTCTGCTTGTAGTCTCCATTGGTACTTGCCCTTGGTTCCTGTCATCCTTTGTAGGATAACCCATGGGTGGTGGCGCCATCACATATGGACCATTGTAGCTATCGGCTGGTGGAGGATACGAAGTTGGAGGTGGTGGGTGTGCTACTGTACCAAGATAGTTGAAGTCGAAATAAGATTCGTATTACCATGAATGAGAAtcatatagaaaaaagaaaaataatgattttagTTTGTGTGTTGATCATTCTGTGTATCACATACCAGGAGCTTGATGTTGTTGATTGTATTGGCTCATGGCTCCTCAAAGGTGAGTCTGAGTTGATGAAAAATTGAGGCGACCAAAGAGAGTTGTGTACTAAATAGGTATTTGTATATGCTGCCAAGAATGACAAATACGTTGAGGACAAGAGTCCGTGATG
This genomic window from Sesamum indicum cultivar Zhongzhi No. 13 linkage group LG12, S_indicum_v1.0, whole genome shotgun sequence contains:
- the LOC105175067 gene encoding cysteine-rich and transmembrane domain-containing protein A-like isoform X2, coding for MSQYNQQHQAPAHPPPPTSYPPPADSYNGPYVMAPPPMGYPTKDDRNQGQVPMETTSRGDGFLKGCLAGLCCCWCLDICF
- the LOC105175065 gene encoding protein Iojap, chloroplastic, which produces MIIYSGLFHHWSLATCTRSSISGGDFRRECELFPRPRNLSLSNFNRCQSLQMPGSQKSLLTRMAVGSNVTEDTDDMFDDLFNKYGKVVFKRNDQKSASSEVDDDAESLSFAVALAKVASDVKAADIKLLFVKPLVYWTRFFIIATAFSRPQIDAIGTRIRDLAETQYGRTASGDSKPNSWTLLDFGDVVVHIFLPQQRAFYNLEEFYGNATHIKLPFEDQQSFRK
- the LOC105175067 gene encoding cysteine-rich and transmembrane domain-containing protein A-like isoform X1, which encodes MSQYNQQHQAPVAHPPPPTSYPPPADSYNGPYVMAPPPMGYPTKDDRNQGQVPMETTSRGDGFLKGCLAGLCCCWCLDICF
- the LOC105175066 gene encoding 60S ribosomal protein L27-3-like; its protein translation is MVKFLKPNKAVILLQGRFAGHKATIVRNFDDGTRDRPYGHCLVAGVAKYPSKVIRKDSAKKQAKKSRVKAFIKLVNYNHIMPTRYTLDVDLKDVVSADALVSRDKKVTACKEVKAKFEERFKTGKNRWFFSKLRF